Proteins encoded in a region of the Zea mays cultivar B73 chromosome 2, Zm-B73-REFERENCE-NAM-5.0, whole genome shotgun sequence genome:
- the LOC100283155 gene encoding chloroplastic lipocalin, with the protein MVLLLLGCSPASSRPDCSPASRRRCSTAGQKMVRCSLNEETQLNKHGLVSKQLISCLAASLVFVSPPSQAIPAETFARPGLCQIATVAAIDSASVPLKFDNPSDDVSTGMMMRGMTAKNFDPVRYSGRWFEVASLKRGFAGQGQEDCHCTQGVYSFDEKARSIQVDTFCVHGGPDGYITGIRGRVQCLSEEDIASAETDLERQEMVRGKCFLRFPTLPFIPKEPYDVLATDYDNYAIVSGAKDTSFIQIYSRTPNPGPEFIDKYKSYVANFGYDPSKIKDTPQDCEYMSSDQIALMMSMPGMNEALTNQFPDLKLKAPVALNPFTSVFDTLKKLLELYFK; encoded by the exons ATGGTTCTCCTGCTCCTGGGCTGCTCTCCTGCATCGTCGCGCCCAGACTGCTCTCCAGCTTCCAG GAGAAGATGCAGCACCGCCGGACAGAAAATGGTCAGGTGCTCTCTGAATGAAGAAACGCAGCTGAACAAACATGGACTAGTATCCAAGCAGTTAATTTCATGCCTTGCTGCTTCGCTTGTGTTCGTCTCTCCACCTAGTCAG GCTATTCCTGCAGAAACCTTTGCCCGTCCAGGCTTGTGCCAGATTGCAACAGTGGCAGCCATTGACAGTGCTTCAGTTCCTCTGAAGTTTGACAACCCTTCAGATGATGTCAGCACAGGGATGATGATGAGGGGTATGACCGCCAAAAACTTCGATCCAGTTCGCTACTCTGGTAGATGGTTTGAGGTAGCCTCGTTGAAACGTGGATTTGCTGGTCAGGGACAAGAAGACTGTCACTGTACTCAG GGAGTGTATTCTTTTGATGAGAAGGCACGCTCAATCCAGGTGGATACATTCTGTGTCCACGGTGGACCTGATGGATACATCACCGGCATTCGGGGCAGGGTGCAATGCCTATCTGAAGAGGACATTGCAAGTGCTGAGACAGATCTTGAGAGGCAGGAGATGGTCCGTGGGAAATGCTTTCTCCGGTTCCCCACACTGCCATTCATACCCAAGGAACCCTATGATGTCCTTGCAACAGACTATGACAATTATGCAATTGTGTCTGGAGCTAAGGATACAAGCTTTATTCAG ATATACTCAAGAACACCCAACCCCGGGCCAGAATTCATTGACAAGTACAAGTCTTATGTTGCCAACTTCGGCTATGACCCAAGCAAGATCAAGGACACTCCTCAAGACTGCGAGTACATGTCCTCAGACCAGATTGCGCTGATGATGTCGATGCCCGGGATGAATGAGGCCTTGACGAATCAGTTCCCAGACCTCAAGCTAAAGGCACCGGTCGCACTTAACCCATTCACAAGCGTGTTTGATACCCTGAAGAAGTTGCTTGAACTGTACTTCAAGTAA
- the LOC100216700 gene encoding uncharacterized protein LOC100216700, producing the protein MASEGNKDVPHEALTVDHSSISGSKRKRGRPRKYEYPVNELPQKVQPIQSAPPLLHCTQDGSSLASHASGGGAHGNWSAQPRNSANASLQGNSGKDDFLGKHFVGKLTKKVPGFSLITVKVKDNQVLKGWVPDEINLRPITPKDDLAPELPMLRPSQVRKRASAIHMQPALPVPMHLENVTLAKPLQMRRPVEKTIAKHAVPLASRPYISSGVVAAIPISVAPINPEMRTSARQDAELVIPQSSVSAVPIKFVCPASVPCKQLANQNEFTGNKSVDEVQKDSESPNVTKESPVKAEKPNIALVDVVAKDSLGEGQQLNDQVTDVVRDFSGQTQNVDVTMSDEIKIASGARDKPNSANCEQQSSKEPSDITEQSEQLKTETDVQKGVDASDDIHPAHDEQ; encoded by the exons ATGGCATCAGAAGGGAACAAAGACGTACCTCATGAAGCTTTGACCGTGGATCACTCATCGATTTCGGGTTCAAAGCGCAAGCGTGGCCGCCCAAGGAAATATGAGTATCCTGTAAATGAACTACCACAGAAGGTACAGCCCATCCAGAGCGCCCCACCTCTTCTTCACTGCACACAAGATGGCTCAAGTCTGGCCAGCCATGCATCTGGTGGCGGTGCTCATGGTAATTGGTCCGCTCAACCTAGGAATTCAGCTAATGCTTCTCTTCAAGGTAATTCTGGCAAAGATGACTTTCTTGGCAAGCATTTTGTGGGCAAGCTGACCAAGAAAGTTCCTGGGTTTTCGCTCATTACGGTAAAAGTGAAGGACAATCAGGTGCTCAAAGGTTGGGTTCCAGATGAAATTAATCTCCGCCCAATAACACCTAAGGATGACCTTGCCCCAGAGCTACCCATGCTGCGACCGAGTCAAGTTCGAAAGCGAGCATCAGCGATCCATATGCAACCTGCTCTTCCTGTGCCAATGCACTTGGAGAATGTTACACTTGCAAAGCCTCTGCAGATGAGGAGACCTGTTGAGAAAACTATTGCTAAGCATGCTGTGCCTCTTGCTTCTAGGCCTTACattagttctggtgttgttgcagCAATACCTATATCGGTTGCTCCCATCAATCCTGAAATGAGAACTTCGGCCAGGCAGGATGCTGAACTTGTGATCCCACAATCATCAGTTTCTGCAGTGCCAATAAAATTTGTTTGTCCTGCCTCGGTACCATGCAAGCAACTGGCTAATCAAAATGAGTTTACTGGAAATAAGTCTGTTGATGAGGTTCAGAAAGATTCGGAATCTCCAAATGTAACCAAGGAATCACCAG TGAAAGCTGAAAAACCAAACATTGCTCTTGTGGATGTAGTGGCCAAGGATTCTCTAG GGGAAGGGCAACAACTTAATGATCAAGTAACGGATGTAGTTAGGGATTTTTCTG GTCAAACTCAAAATGTTGATGTGACAATGTCTGATGAGATCAAGATAGCATCAG GTGCCAGAGATAAGCCAAATTCTGCAAATTGTGAACAGCAGAGTTCTAAGGAACCATCAG ACATCACAGAACAATCTGAGCAGCTCAAGACAGAGACCGATGTCCAGAAAGGAGTTGATGCCTCAG ATGACATTCATCCTGCGCATGATGAACAATAA
- the LOC100216700 gene encoding uncharacterized protein isoform X1 has product MASEGNKDVPHEALTVDHSSISGSKRKRGRPRKYEYPVNELPQKVQPIQSAPPLLHCTQDGSSLASHASGGGAHGNWSAQPRNSANASLQGNSGKDDFLGKHFVGKLTKKVPGFSLITVKVKDNQVLKGWVPDEINLRPITPKDDLAPELPMLRPSQVRKRASAIHMQPALPVPMHLENVTLAKPLQMRRPVEKTIAKHAVPLASRPYISSGVVAAIPISVAPINPEMRTSARQDAELVIPQSSVSAVPIKFVCPASVPCKQLANQNEFTGNKSVDEVQKDSESPNVTKESPVKAEKPNIALVDVVAKDSLGEGQQLNDQVTDVVRDFSGQTQNVDVTMSDEIKIASGARDKPNSANCEQQSSKEPSDITEQSEQLKTETDVQKGVDASVPEKKTHLFRYHGQGKPSNSNRRGSSPFKKLQSYKSLGSIFSS; this is encoded by the exons ATGGCATCAGAAGGGAACAAAGACGTACCTCATGAAGCTTTGACCGTGGATCACTCATCGATTTCGGGTTCAAAGCGCAAGCGTGGCCGCCCAAGGAAATATGAGTATCCTGTAAATGAACTACCACAGAAGGTACAGCCCATCCAGAGCGCCCCACCTCTTCTTCACTGCACACAAGATGGCTCAAGTCTGGCCAGCCATGCATCTGGTGGCGGTGCTCATGGTAATTGGTCCGCTCAACCTAGGAATTCAGCTAATGCTTCTCTTCAAGGTAATTCTGGCAAAGATGACTTTCTTGGCAAGCATTTTGTGGGCAAGCTGACCAAGAAAGTTCCTGGGTTTTCGCTCATTACGGTAAAAGTGAAGGACAATCAGGTGCTCAAAGGTTGGGTTCCAGATGAAATTAATCTCCGCCCAATAACACCTAAGGATGACCTTGCCCCAGAGCTACCCATGCTGCGACCGAGTCAAGTTCGAAAGCGAGCATCAGCGATCCATATGCAACCTGCTCTTCCTGTGCCAATGCACTTGGAGAATGTTACACTTGCAAAGCCTCTGCAGATGAGGAGACCTGTTGAGAAAACTATTGCTAAGCATGCTGTGCCTCTTGCTTCTAGGCCTTACattagttctggtgttgttgcagCAATACCTATATCGGTTGCTCCCATCAATCCTGAAATGAGAACTTCGGCCAGGCAGGATGCTGAACTTGTGATCCCACAATCATCAGTTTCTGCAGTGCCAATAAAATTTGTTTGTCCTGCCTCGGTACCATGCAAGCAACTGGCTAATCAAAATGAGTTTACTGGAAATAAGTCTGTTGATGAGGTTCAGAAAGATTCGGAATCTCCAAATGTAACCAAGGAATCACCAG TGAAAGCTGAAAAACCAAACATTGCTCTTGTGGATGTAGTGGCCAAGGATTCTCTAG GGGAAGGGCAACAACTTAATGATCAAGTAACGGATGTAGTTAGGGATTTTTCTG GTCAAACTCAAAATGTTGATGTGACAATGTCTGATGAGATCAAGATAGCATCAG GTGCCAGAGATAAGCCAAATTCTGCAAATTGTGAACAGCAGAGTTCTAAGGAACCATCAG ACATCACAGAACAATCTGAGCAGCTCAAGACAGAGACCGATGTCCAGAAAGGAGTTGATGCCTCAG TCCCGGAAAAGAAGACTCATCTGTTCCGTTATCATGGTCAAGGAAAGCCTTCCAATTCCAACAGAAGAGGCTCATCGCCGTTTAAAAAATTGCAAAGCTACAAGAGCCTCGGTAGCATTTTCAGCAGTTAA